From Pseudarthrobacter equi, a single genomic window includes:
- a CDS encoding 2'-5' RNA ligase family protein, which translates to MSSSVGVILGFPPDIAAELQQWRASFGDPLAGVVPAHITLVTTTPTHDWEATLAHVRDVARRQSPFMVTIAGTGSFRPVSPVVFIKVEDGFDECVELHEKLQQGPLQRDLPFAFHPHVTIAHDVSPESLDEAETVLKSYKATFPVVSMGLYEHDADGIWQLREELDFGTETDNDAGTRFADGAAEAASRTGGAASSH; encoded by the coding sequence ATGTCTTCCAGCGTCGGCGTCATCCTCGGGTTCCCGCCTGACATCGCAGCAGAGCTCCAGCAATGGCGTGCGTCCTTCGGCGATCCGCTGGCCGGCGTGGTGCCTGCGCACATCACGCTGGTGACCACCACCCCCACCCATGATTGGGAGGCCACCCTGGCCCACGTTCGGGACGTGGCCCGCCGGCAAAGCCCCTTCATGGTCACCATCGCCGGGACCGGATCCTTCCGCCCCGTTTCACCGGTGGTGTTCATCAAGGTCGAGGACGGTTTCGACGAATGCGTCGAGCTGCACGAAAAGCTCCAGCAAGGCCCGCTGCAGCGTGACCTGCCCTTCGCTTTCCATCCGCACGTCACCATTGCCCACGATGTCAGCCCGGAAAGCCTCGATGAGGCGGAAACGGTGTTGAAAAGCTACAAGGCCACCTTCCCCGTGGTTAGCATGGGACTCTACGAACATGATGCAGACGGCATCTGGCAGCTACGGGAAGAGCTGGACTTTGGGACCGAAACTGACAACGACGCCGGCACCCGATTCGCGGACGGTGCTGCGGAAGCGGCATCCCGAACCGGCGGGGCAGCCTCTTCCCACTGA
- a CDS encoding YihY/virulence factor BrkB family protein, translating into MDWSKARRSGGGGIKSLLAMVQWLLARLNAFRPMRAFRHYSLQHGPLMSAGIGFNMFFSITGLLATGFSVAGLVLRGQPALLDSIVSSVASSAPGLLKVDGGTGLVDPQDLLNPQGLGLTAIIAAIVTIITSLGWINGLRDGLRGVMELPPLVVNPVVLKLRDAGTLLLLGVALVISAGASLIFGTAAGWVSEVLHLDDAVAGPLTTLIKIAVPLVLSWVTALIMFRLAGGLKLSRRALLEGTILAAIGTTVLQIFSTELLGGAGRNPILAPFAIIIGLLIWFNFVSQVYLVSAGWAAVREADLAAGDKPRKSILGARHTIPQT; encoded by the coding sequence ATGGACTGGAGCAAGGCGCGGCGGTCCGGCGGCGGGGGGATCAAGTCCCTCCTGGCCATGGTCCAATGGCTGCTTGCCCGGCTGAACGCCTTCCGTCCCATGCGCGCCTTCAGGCATTACAGCCTCCAGCACGGTCCGCTGATGAGCGCCGGCATCGGCTTCAACATGTTCTTCTCCATCACCGGCCTGCTGGCCACCGGGTTCTCCGTTGCGGGGCTTGTCCTGCGCGGACAGCCTGCACTGCTGGACAGCATCGTCAGCAGCGTGGCCTCCAGTGCCCCGGGCCTGTTGAAAGTGGACGGCGGAACGGGACTGGTGGACCCCCAGGACCTCCTCAACCCGCAGGGCCTGGGACTCACCGCCATCATCGCCGCCATCGTCACCATCATCACCTCCCTGGGCTGGATCAACGGGCTTAGGGACGGGCTGCGGGGCGTCATGGAACTGCCGCCCCTGGTGGTCAACCCCGTGGTCCTCAAACTGCGGGATGCGGGCACCCTGCTCCTTCTCGGGGTAGCCCTCGTCATCAGCGCCGGTGCGTCGCTGATTTTCGGGACGGCAGCAGGCTGGGTATCTGAGGTCCTGCACCTGGACGATGCTGTGGCAGGCCCGCTGACGACGCTTATCAAAATCGCCGTTCCGCTGGTCCTGAGCTGGGTAACAGCCCTCATCATGTTCCGGCTGGCCGGCGGACTCAAGCTCTCACGCCGAGCCCTGCTGGAAGGCACCATCCTGGCAGCCATTGGCACTACGGTGCTGCAGATCTTCAGCACCGAGCTGCTGGGCGGTGCCGGCCGCAATCCCATCCTGGCGCCGTTTGCCATCATCATCGGGCTGCTCATCTGGTTCAACTTTGTCAGCCAGGTGTACCTCGTCTCGGCAGGCTGGGCGGCCGTCCGTGAAGCCGACCTGGCCGCGGGGGACAAGCCGCGCAAATCGATCCTCGGCGCCCGCCACACCATTCCCCAAACCTGA
- a CDS encoding ABC transporter substrate-binding protein — MTRLSTHRLRKSVAMLSAACLLGLTAACSAPSGGAADGPVEIRFAWWGNAGRAELTNKAIAEFEAANPDIKVKPEFGDIGGYFDKLATQVAANDAPDVITMGGAYPAEYANRGALLDLSKVSGQLDLAKLDQGALDNGQVQGKQYGISTGANALAIVVNPAVFAAAGVPLPDDTTWSWEDFAETAASVTAKSPKGTYGTATVLTHDSLDAFARQRGESLYTQDGQLGLTKETVQDYFDFSLKLSESGAAPNASETVEKLSVSTEQTLMGMGQAGMMLTWSNSLTALSKASGAELKLLKLPGEKPTPGIWLQSSQFYTISARSKHPEAAAKLVNFLVNNQAAAKIIQSDRGVPSNPEMRTAIQDLLTPQGKVEAAYIGEIGKMDFAPTYIGPTGSTAVSEITARINTDVLFKRLTPEKAAEQWISESKAAIGK; from the coding sequence ATGACGCGTCTCAGTACCCACCGACTCCGCAAATCCGTTGCAATGCTCAGTGCGGCATGCCTGCTTGGACTGACAGCGGCGTGCTCCGCACCGTCGGGCGGAGCTGCCGACGGCCCGGTGGAGATCCGTTTCGCCTGGTGGGGAAATGCGGGGCGGGCAGAGCTCACCAACAAAGCCATCGCAGAATTCGAAGCCGCGAACCCGGACATCAAGGTGAAGCCCGAGTTCGGGGACATCGGGGGGTATTTCGACAAACTCGCCACCCAGGTGGCCGCTAACGATGCGCCGGACGTCATCACCATGGGCGGCGCCTACCCGGCCGAATACGCCAACCGTGGAGCGCTGCTGGATCTCTCCAAGGTGTCAGGCCAGCTCGACCTCGCCAAGCTGGACCAGGGGGCGCTGGACAACGGCCAGGTCCAGGGCAAGCAGTACGGCATCTCCACCGGCGCCAACGCCTTGGCCATCGTGGTGAACCCGGCAGTCTTTGCGGCAGCCGGCGTTCCCCTCCCGGACGACACCACCTGGAGCTGGGAAGACTTCGCCGAAACCGCGGCAAGCGTGACGGCGAAGAGCCCCAAGGGCACCTACGGGACGGCAACGGTCCTCACCCACGACTCCCTGGACGCCTTCGCCCGTCAACGGGGGGAGTCGCTCTACACCCAGGACGGCCAGCTTGGCCTCACCAAGGAGACAGTCCAGGACTACTTCGACTTCTCCCTCAAACTCAGCGAGTCCGGCGCCGCGCCCAACGCCTCCGAAACAGTGGAAAAACTCAGCGTCAGCACCGAACAAACACTGATGGGCATGGGCCAGGCCGGCATGATGCTCACGTGGAGCAACTCCCTGACAGCGCTCAGCAAGGCTTCCGGCGCCGAACTGAAACTCCTCAAGCTCCCGGGCGAAAAGCCCACACCGGGCATCTGGCTCCAGTCGTCGCAGTTCTACACCATTTCGGCCCGAAGCAAGCACCCCGAAGCCGCGGCCAAGCTGGTGAACTTCCTGGTCAACAACCAGGCGGCGGCCAAGATCATCCAAAGCGACCGCGGCGTCCCGAGCAACCCCGAAATGCGCACTGCCATCCAGGACCTCCTGACACCGCAGGGCAAAGTGGAGGCCGCATACATCGGCGAGATCGGCAAGATGGACTTCGCGCCCACCTACATCGGACCCACCGGTTCGACGGCGGTCTCCGAGATCACGGCGCGGATCAACACCGACGTGCTGTTCAAGCGCCTGACGCCGGAGAAGGCCGCCGAACAATGGATCAGCGAGAGCAAGGCCGCCATCGGCAAGTAG
- a CDS encoding alpha/beta hydrolase family protein produces the protein MSRTEKVTFAGSTGEILSGIIDIPEGPVKGWGVFSHGFTLGKDSPSASRMCKALADSGVGMLRFDNLGLGGSAGEWSAGSFSHKVADTVKAAEFMRSEGKEISLLVGHSFGGAAVLAAAREIPELDAVATVGAPFSPKHVAHVFDAALDRILSEGSAEVDLGGKRVEIRRHFVEDLENADLTDCIRQLHKPLMVLHSPTDNTVGIENASTIFQTARHPRNFVSLEGSDHLLTGKGQAARAARIIAAWADQYLDAAH, from the coding sequence GTGTCCCGCACAGAGAAGGTCACATTCGCCGGTTCCACCGGAGAGATACTGTCCGGGATCATCGACATTCCGGAAGGCCCCGTCAAGGGCTGGGGTGTGTTCTCGCACGGATTCACCCTGGGCAAGGACAGCCCGTCCGCGTCCCGGATGTGCAAGGCCCTTGCGGACAGCGGCGTGGGCATGCTGCGGTTCGACAACCTGGGCCTGGGCGGTTCGGCCGGCGAGTGGTCTGCCGGATCCTTCAGCCACAAGGTTGCCGACACGGTCAAGGCTGCGGAATTCATGCGCAGCGAGGGCAAGGAAATTTCGCTGCTGGTGGGTCACTCCTTCGGCGGCGCGGCAGTCCTGGCCGCGGCCCGGGAGATTCCGGAGCTCGACGCCGTCGCAACAGTCGGTGCCCCCTTCTCGCCCAAGCACGTGGCCCACGTCTTCGATGCCGCCCTGGACCGGATCCTGAGCGAAGGCAGCGCGGAGGTGGATCTGGGCGGCAAGCGAGTGGAGATCCGCAGGCACTTCGTGGAAGACCTGGAAAACGCCGACCTCACGGACTGCATCCGGCAGCTGCACAAGCCCCTGATGGTGCTCCACTCCCCCACTGATAACACCGTGGGCATCGAGAACGCCAGCACCATCTTCCAGACCGCCCGGCACCCCCGGAACTTTGTCTCCCTGGAAGGCAGCGACCACCTCCTGACCGGCAAGGGGCAGGCTGCACGGGCAGCCAGGATCATCGCCGCCTGGGCCGACCAGTACCTCGACGCCGCGCACTGA
- a CDS encoding succinate dehydrogenase iron-sulfur subunit — MTAEIAEPASKIELPAGVGGGGEIPTFDVHMRVRRYNPEVSEEATWDDYHLTMYGTDRVLDALHKVKWEMDGSLSFRRSCAHGVCGSDAMRINGRNRLACKTLLKDLDTSKPITVEPIKGLPVEKDLIVDMEPFFQSYREVMPFLINKGHEPTKERLQSAEDRERFDDTTKCILCAACTSSCPVFWTDGQYFGPAAIVNAHRFIFDSRDDAGDMRLEILNDKEGVWRCRTTFNCSEACPRGIQVTQAIAEVKQAILSRKI; from the coding sequence ATGACCGCTGAAATCGCTGAGCCAGCCTCAAAGATTGAACTGCCTGCCGGCGTCGGCGGGGGCGGCGAAATCCCCACGTTCGATGTCCACATGCGCGTCCGCCGGTACAACCCGGAGGTCTCGGAGGAGGCCACCTGGGATGACTACCACCTCACCATGTACGGCACGGACCGCGTCCTAGACGCCCTGCACAAGGTCAAGTGGGAGATGGACGGCAGCCTGTCGTTCCGCCGCTCCTGCGCCCACGGCGTGTGCGGCTCCGATGCCATGCGCATCAACGGCCGCAACCGCCTCGCCTGCAAGACCCTCCTGAAGGACCTGGATACGTCCAAGCCCATCACGGTGGAACCCATCAAGGGCCTGCCGGTGGAGAAAGACCTCATCGTGGACATGGAGCCGTTCTTCCAGTCCTACCGCGAGGTTATGCCGTTCCTGATCAACAAGGGCCACGAGCCCACCAAGGAACGCCTCCAGTCCGCTGAGGACCGTGAGCGCTTCGACGACACCACCAAGTGCATCCTTTGCGCTGCGTGCACGTCCTCCTGCCCGGTGTTCTGGACCGACGGCCAGTACTTCGGCCCGGCGGCCATCGTGAACGCCCACCGCTTCATCTTCGATTCCCGTGATGACGCTGGCGACATGCGCCTCGAGATCCTCAACGACAAGGAAGGTGTGTGGCGCTGCCGCACCACCTTCAACTGCTCCGAAGCATGCCCCCGCGGCATCCAGGTGACGCAGGCGATCGCCGAGGTCAAGCAGGCGATCCTCTCCCGCAAGATCTAA
- the sdhA gene encoding succinate dehydrogenase flavoprotein subunit: MQVHKYDVVIVGAGGAGMRAAIESGQRARTAVLTKLYPTRSHTGAAQGGMCAALANVEEDNWEWHTFDTVKGGDYLVDQDAAEVMAKEAIDAVLDLEKMGLPFNRTPEGRIDQRRFGGHTRDHGKAPVRRACYAADRTGHMILQTLYQNCVKHNVEFYNEYYVLDLLTVEEDAVREDGTPYKQKRVAGVVSYDLATGELHVFQAKSVVFASGGAGKVFKTTSNAHTLTGDGMGIAFRRGIPLEDMEFFQFHPTGLAGLGILLSEAARGEGAILRNSEGERFMERYAPTIKDLAPRDIVARSMANEVREGRGCGPNKDYVLLDLTHLEPAHIDAKLPDITEFARTYLGVEPYTEPVPVFPTAHYAMGGIPTNIETEVLQDNDTVIPGLYAAGEVACVSVHGSNRLGTNSLLDINVFGKRAGISAAEYAKTAQFVELPENPLDYTTELLDIARNGTGDEKVAQIRKELQDTMDANMQVFRTADTLNQVLRDIASFEERYKHINVQDKGKRFNLDLLEAVELGFLLELAKVMTVAALHREESRGGHFREDFPDRDDEKFMKHSMAYKDDHAPADGSAEAIAGIRLATKPVVFTRYEPMVRKY, from the coding sequence ATGCAGGTCCATAAGTACGACGTCGTCATCGTCGGTGCCGGTGGCGCTGGCATGCGCGCCGCGATCGAATCCGGTCAGCGCGCGCGCACAGCAGTACTGACCAAGCTCTACCCCACCCGCTCGCACACCGGTGCGGCGCAGGGTGGCATGTGTGCAGCCCTTGCCAATGTCGAGGAAGACAACTGGGAGTGGCACACGTTCGACACCGTCAAGGGCGGTGACTACCTGGTGGACCAGGACGCCGCCGAGGTCATGGCCAAGGAAGCCATCGACGCCGTGCTCGACCTGGAAAAGATGGGCCTGCCGTTCAACCGCACGCCCGAAGGCCGGATCGACCAGCGCCGCTTCGGTGGCCACACCCGCGACCACGGCAAGGCTCCCGTCCGCCGTGCGTGCTACGCAGCGGACCGTACCGGCCACATGATCCTGCAGACCCTGTACCAAAACTGCGTCAAGCACAACGTTGAGTTCTACAACGAGTACTACGTCCTTGACCTGCTGACGGTCGAAGAGGATGCAGTCCGCGAAGACGGCACCCCCTACAAGCAGAAGCGTGTTGCCGGAGTGGTCTCCTACGACCTCGCCACCGGCGAACTGCATGTGTTCCAGGCCAAGTCCGTGGTGTTCGCTTCCGGCGGCGCCGGCAAGGTCTTCAAGACCACGTCCAACGCCCACACCCTGACCGGTGACGGCATGGGCATCGCGTTCCGCCGCGGCATCCCCCTGGAGGACATGGAGTTCTTCCAGTTCCACCCGACCGGCCTTGCGGGCCTGGGCATCCTCCTGTCCGAGGCCGCCCGCGGTGAGGGTGCCATCCTGCGCAACTCGGAGGGTGAACGCTTCATGGAGCGCTACGCCCCCACCATCAAGGACCTGGCACCTCGCGACATCGTGGCCCGTTCCATGGCCAACGAAGTCCGTGAAGGCCGCGGCTGCGGCCCGAACAAGGACTACGTCCTCCTGGACCTGACCCACCTGGAACCGGCGCACATCGACGCCAAGCTCCCGGACATCACCGAGTTCGCCCGCACCTACCTTGGCGTGGAGCCCTACACGGAGCCGGTGCCGGTGTTCCCCACCGCGCACTACGCCATGGGTGGCATCCCCACGAACATCGAAACCGAAGTCCTCCAGGACAACGACACAGTGATCCCCGGCCTGTACGCCGCGGGTGAGGTGGCCTGCGTGTCCGTCCACGGCTCCAACCGCCTGGGCACCAACTCGCTGCTGGACATCAACGTGTTCGGCAAGCGTGCCGGCATCTCCGCAGCGGAATACGCCAAGACGGCCCAGTTCGTAGAGCTGCCGGAGAACCCGCTGGACTACACCACGGAACTGCTGGACATCGCCCGCAACGGCACCGGCGACGAAAAGGTGGCGCAGATCCGCAAGGAACTGCAGGACACCATGGACGCCAACATGCAGGTGTTCCGCACCGCGGACACCCTGAACCAGGTCCTGCGCGACATCGCCTCCTTCGAGGAGCGCTACAAGCACATCAACGTGCAGGACAAGGGCAAGCGCTTCAACCTTGACCTCCTCGAAGCCGTGGAACTGGGCTTCCTGCTGGAACTGGCCAAGGTCATGACTGTTGCTGCCCTGCACCGTGAGGAATCCCGCGGCGGACACTTCCGCGAGGACTTCCCGGACCGTGACGACGAGAAATTCATGAAGCACTCCATGGCGTACAAGGATGACCACGCGCCGGCTGACGGATCGGCGGAAGCAATCGCCGGGATCCGGCTGGCCACCAAGCCGGTCGTCTTTACCCGCTACGAGCCGATGGTGAGGAAGTACTAA
- a CDS encoding succinate dehydrogenase hydrophobic membrane anchor subunit codes for MTATIESPRSGRIAPQYRRNGGSRGNFEMIAWLFMRLSGVVLVVLIFGHLFVNLMVGEGIHAIDFGFVAGKWADPFWQFWDLAMLWLAMLHGTNGVRTIINDYAEKDSTRRWLKTVLYSATVVIIVLGTLVIFTFDPCPVVDGVPLPGGFCPA; via the coding sequence ATGACTGCAACCATCGAGAGCCCCCGCAGCGGGCGGATCGCACCCCAGTACCGCCGCAACGGCGGAAGCCGTGGCAACTTCGAGATGATCGCCTGGCTGTTCATGCGCCTCTCCGGCGTAGTGCTGGTGGTCCTCATCTTCGGGCACCTGTTCGTGAACCTCATGGTGGGCGAAGGCATCCACGCCATCGACTTCGGCTTCGTGGCCGGCAAGTGGGCAGATCCGTTCTGGCAGTTCTGGGACCTTGCCATGCTGTGGCTGGCCATGCTGCACGGCACCAACGGCGTGCGCACCATCATCAACGACTACGCCGAGAAGGACTCAACCCGCCGCTGGTTGAAGACGGTCCTCTACTCGGCCACCGTCGTCATCATCGTCCTGGGCACCCTGGTGATCTTCACCTTCGATCCGTGCCCCGTGGTGGACGGCGTTCCGCTGCCTGGCGGTTTCTGCCCTGCCTAG
- the sdhC gene encoding succinate dehydrogenase, cytochrome b556 subunit — MPTKPAGTLYRGREGMWSWVGHRITGVVIFFFLLVHVLDTSLVRVSPEAYTAVIGAYKNPLMALGETGLVAAIVFHAFNGLRIIAVDFWKKGAKYQRQMLWAVLGLWVVTMVAFSIRHLSLALGGH; from the coding sequence GTGCCGACAAAACCAGCTGGCACCTTGTACCGCGGCCGTGAAGGCATGTGGTCTTGGGTAGGACACCGTATTACCGGTGTAGTGATCTTTTTCTTCTTGTTGGTCCACGTCCTGGACACAAGCCTGGTGCGTGTGTCCCCGGAGGCGTACACCGCCGTCATTGGCGCCTACAAGAATCCGCTGATGGCGCTGGGTGAGACCGGACTTGTCGCTGCGATCGTGTTCCACGCCTTCAACGGCCTGCGCATCATCGCGGTGGACTTCTGGAAGAAGGGCGCCAAGTACCAGCGCCAGATGCTCTGGGCAGTCCTGGGCCTCTGGGTTGTCACCATGGTCGCCTTCTCCATCCGCCACCTGTCCCTCGCCCTCGGAGGTCACTAA
- a CDS encoding mannose-1-phosphate guanylyltransferase, whose product MSTDKVTSPVSPLDRFYAVIPAGGVGTRLWPLSRAAAPKFLHDLTGSGSTLLRATYDRLQPLAGDRMLVVTGKAHRDAVCRQLPEVQDADLVLESEPKDSGAAIGLAAAILHERDPDTIMGSFAADQVISPDQLFQEAVREAIYTAAAGKIVTIGIKPTHPSTGFGYIRSGQVLRVEGAPSAQDVVEFVEKPDETVAQQYVDSGNYVWNAGMFVAPVALLLKHLEANQPELFQGLQEIARAWDTPQRDEVTARVWPTLPKIAIDYAVAEPAAEAGDVAVVPGTFRWDDVGDFASVGRLNSAKEVDDVTVLGEGARVFTENSSGVVVTDTKRVIALIGIEDVVIVDTPDALLVTTMANSQRVKAAVDALKASGDTDVL is encoded by the coding sequence ATGAGTACAGACAAAGTGACAAGCCCGGTATCACCTCTTGACCGCTTCTATGCGGTGATTCCGGCCGGCGGAGTGGGGACCCGCCTCTGGCCCCTGTCACGAGCCGCAGCTCCCAAGTTCCTTCACGATCTCACCGGGTCGGGCAGCACCTTGCTGCGCGCCACCTACGACCGGCTCCAACCGCTTGCGGGGGACCGGATGCTGGTGGTCACCGGAAAGGCGCACCGCGATGCTGTGTGCAGGCAGCTTCCGGAAGTACAGGACGCGGACCTGGTGCTCGAATCCGAGCCCAAGGATTCCGGTGCCGCGATCGGACTCGCTGCCGCCATCCTGCACGAACGCGATCCGGACACCATCATGGGATCCTTCGCCGCTGACCAAGTGATCAGCCCGGACCAGCTCTTCCAGGAAGCAGTCCGCGAGGCCATCTACACCGCCGCCGCCGGGAAGATTGTCACCATCGGCATCAAGCCCACGCACCCGTCCACGGGCTTCGGGTACATCCGTTCGGGCCAGGTGCTCCGCGTTGAAGGCGCGCCCAGCGCCCAGGACGTGGTGGAGTTCGTGGAAAAGCCGGACGAGACGGTGGCCCAGCAATACGTCGACAGCGGCAACTACGTCTGGAACGCCGGTATGTTCGTCGCTCCCGTGGCGTTGCTCCTCAAGCACCTGGAAGCCAACCAGCCCGAACTGTTCCAGGGGCTGCAGGAGATCGCCCGCGCCTGGGACACCCCGCAGCGGGATGAGGTCACGGCGCGGGTATGGCCCACGCTGCCGAAGATCGCCATTGACTACGCCGTGGCCGAACCTGCCGCGGAAGCCGGGGACGTCGCCGTCGTGCCCGGAACCTTCCGGTGGGACGACGTCGGAGACTTTGCCTCAGTGGGCCGGCTCAACTCCGCCAAGGAAGTGGATGACGTCACGGTGCTGGGCGAGGGTGCCCGCGTCTTCACGGAGAACTCCAGCGGCGTGGTGGTCACGGACACCAAGCGCGTCATTGCCCTGATCGGCATTGAAGACGTGGTGATCGTGGATACGCCCGATGCCCTCCTGGTCACCACCATGGCCAACTCGCAGCGGGTCAAGGCCGCCGTGGACGCCCTCAAGGCCAGCGGCGACACCGACGTCCTCTAG
- a CDS encoding amidohydrolase — protein sequence MRNYTTEAEPTALVAPWLEPLLPELIEFRRDLHAHPELSFKEYRTTDKLAERLEAAGLAPRRLEGTGLTVDVGEGPIATALRGDIDALPIIEETGLPFASRNHGVTHACGHDVHTTTMLGIALVLHRMHQESPLGGTIRIIFQPAEETMPGGAHACIEQGVLEGVPRILALHCDPRIEVGKIGTRIGAITSASDTIRIELSGRGGHTSRPHLTEDLVFALAQIAVNVPAVLSRRVDVRSGVSVVWGQISAGSAPNAIPGVGYMAGTMRCLDREAWHAAGELLDEVVHQVAAPYGVDVRLEHTRGVPPVVNSEHETALIEASARAEIGESAVVLTPQSMGGEDFAWFLAELPGAMMRLGTKTPGGEEYDLHRGDYILDERALGLGIQVLTGAALRTIRDL from the coding sequence GTGCGCAATTACACTACTGAAGCCGAACCCACCGCTTTGGTGGCTCCGTGGCTGGAGCCGCTCCTGCCGGAACTGATCGAATTCCGCCGGGACCTGCATGCGCATCCGGAACTTTCGTTCAAGGAATACCGCACCACTGACAAGCTGGCCGAGCGGCTGGAAGCTGCAGGCCTGGCGCCGCGCCGCCTTGAGGGGACCGGGCTCACGGTGGATGTTGGTGAGGGCCCCATTGCCACGGCCCTCCGCGGGGACATCGATGCCCTGCCCATCATCGAGGAAACCGGCCTGCCGTTCGCGTCAAGGAATCACGGTGTCACGCACGCCTGCGGCCACGACGTCCACACCACCACCATGCTGGGGATCGCCCTGGTCCTGCACCGCATGCACCAGGAGTCGCCCCTGGGCGGGACCATTCGCATCATCTTCCAGCCGGCCGAGGAAACGATGCCCGGCGGTGCCCATGCGTGCATCGAGCAGGGCGTGCTGGAGGGTGTTCCCCGGATCCTTGCATTGCACTGCGATCCCCGGATCGAAGTGGGCAAGATCGGAACCCGCATCGGGGCCATCACGTCGGCTTCGGACACCATCCGGATCGAGTTGTCCGGCCGCGGCGGCCACACCTCCCGGCCGCACCTCACCGAAGACCTCGTCTTTGCCCTGGCCCAGATCGCCGTGAATGTGCCCGCCGTGCTGTCCCGCCGGGTTGATGTCCGCAGCGGCGTCTCCGTGGTCTGGGGCCAGATCTCCGCCGGCTCCGCACCCAACGCCATCCCCGGGGTGGGCTACATGGCCGGCACCATGCGCTGCCTGGACCGCGAAGCCTGGCATGCCGCCGGTGAACTGCTCGATGAGGTGGTCCACCAGGTGGCGGCGCCGTACGGCGTGGACGTCCGGCTGGAGCACACCAGGGGAGTGCCGCCGGTGGTGAACTCCGAGCATGAGACCGCCCTCATCGAAGCATCCGCCCGCGCCGAAATCGGCGAGAGCGCCGTGGTGCTCACCCCCCAGTCCATGGGCGGGGAAGACTTCGCCTGGTTCCTGGCCGAACTGCCCGGCGCCATGATGCGGCTGGGCACCAAGACGCCGGGCGGCGAGGAATACGACCTGCACCGCGGGGACTACATCCTGGACGAAAGGGCGCTGGGTCTCGGAATCCAGGTGCTGACGGGCGCGGCCCTGCGCACCATCCGCGACCTGTAG
- a CDS encoding MarR family winged helix-turn-helix transcriptional regulator, translating to MTDAPRLDRQVCFALYSASRAATAVYRPVLEELGLTYPQYLVMLVLWENEPRGVKDLGHELGLDSGTLSPLLKRLEALGLVERRRSGDDERRVAVHLTPAGKDLSSKAGAIPQRLADAAGLTAGELEQLRGTLAKLTAALHDAV from the coding sequence GTGACTGATGCTCCCCGCCTCGACCGGCAAGTGTGTTTCGCCCTCTACTCGGCATCCCGTGCTGCCACGGCCGTATATCGGCCCGTGCTGGAGGAATTGGGACTCACCTACCCCCAGTACCTCGTCATGCTGGTGCTGTGGGAGAACGAGCCGCGCGGGGTCAAGGATCTCGGCCACGAGCTCGGCCTCGACTCCGGAACGCTGTCCCCGCTGCTGAAGCGGCTTGAAGCCCTGGGCCTGGTGGAACGCCGCCGCTCCGGAGACGACGAGCGCCGGGTGGCCGTCCATCTGACGCCCGCCGGGAAGGACCTGAGCAGCAAGGCCGGGGCCATTCCCCAGCGCCTGGCCGACGCCGCCGGACTCACGGCCGGAGAGCTTGAGCAGTTGCGCGGAACCCTCGCTAAACTCACCGCCGCCCTCCACGACGCGGTCTGA
- a CDS encoding organic hydroperoxide resistance protein has product MKTLYTAEALASGEGRDGSARSSDGKLEVGLASPVELGGSGQGTNPEQLFAAGYAACFHSALRLVGRKERADLTDSAVAAKVHLGQLDDGAGFGLAAELEIALPALDLATAEALVAKAHQVCPYSNATRGNITVELKVLEYAA; this is encoded by the coding sequence GTGAAGACCCTTTACACAGCAGAAGCACTTGCCTCCGGCGAGGGCCGGGACGGCAGCGCCCGGTCCAGCGACGGCAAGCTCGAAGTGGGCCTCGCCAGCCCGGTGGAACTGGGCGGAAGCGGCCAGGGCACCAACCCTGAGCAGCTCTTCGCTGCCGGCTACGCCGCATGTTTCCACTCGGCGCTCCGCCTGGTGGGCCGCAAGGAGCGCGCCGACCTGACCGACTCCGCCGTCGCAGCCAAGGTCCACCTGGGCCAGCTGGACGACGGTGCAGGATTCGGCCTCGCCGCCGAACTGGAGATCGCCCTTCCGGCCCTCGACCTCGCAACGGCCGAGGCCCTGGTGGCCAAAGCCCACCAGGTCTGCCCTTACTCGAACGCCACCCGCGGCAACATCACCGTCGAACTCAAAGTTTTGGAGTACGCAGCATGA